The Nitrospira sp. KM1 genome includes a window with the following:
- a CDS encoding response regulator translates to MLTKHESHSISVLLIDSHHRERRYYADCLKAAFSDYHIVEAATGQRGIEHFQSSPQTDCVVVELDLPDMSGYKVLIDLVPVASSPAIPVIILTRLTNPLLLELAMKTGAQAAFRKVSTSGEIIDSAIRTAVAAVPRRVNFSDLGQRICRSATFT, encoded by the coding sequence ATGTTGACGAAACACGAGTCTCATTCCATATCAGTCCTGCTCATTGATAGCCACCACAGGGAACGGCGATACTACGCGGACTGTCTCAAGGCGGCTTTTTCCGACTACCATATTGTTGAAGCAGCGACCGGTCAACGGGGAATTGAGCATTTTCAAAGTTCCCCCCAGACTGATTGTGTGGTAGTAGAACTCGATCTCCCGGATATGTCGGGCTATAAGGTGCTCATCGACCTTGTTCCTGTTGCCTCCTCACCCGCTATTCCAGTGATTATCCTCACAAGACTGACGAATCCGTTGCTGTTGGAGCTCGCGATGAAAACTGGTGCGCAAGCCGCGTTTCGAAAAGTCTCAACGTCCGGCGAAATAATCGACTCGGCGATACGGACCGCAGTAGCGGCAGTACCAAGACGGGTCAATTTTTCAGACTTGGGCCAGCGAATTTGCCGGTCTGCGACGTTCACCTGA